A portion of the Podospora pseudoanserina strain CBS 124.78 chromosome 2, whole genome shotgun sequence genome contains these proteins:
- a CDS encoding hypothetical protein (COG:S; EggNog:ENOG503NV8P; BUSCO:EOG09263JCT): MAEPEVASTDSEAVPTPENSTPLDDASPLEEHVPSIDTPTLAPTSPESRLSRNPSFSGSSSTYQEDWDSNFPPLDRLTVLELLDNFTLPQQLEKLQKGISAQTEKVRKSREAFNTKSRQARERMVDEWRRRVPSAEEQLDRYRKRMRNSVDKLGKRWNDTKAITLREKISFIFGVMNIFVSGYLIGGWPEYMHWWYTIQILYFMPIRFYTYHKRGYHYFLADLCYFVNFLLLLSVWVFPKSKRLFTAVYCLAFGNNAVAIIMWRNSLVFHSFDKVTSLFIHIMPCATLHCIVHLISPEHQASRFPAIYTIKHSPAGSPTAYANVLSMLAWSTIPYAIWQLSYYFFITVRRRDKIAAGRPTSFTWLRQSYSKVWIGKFVLGLPEALQEPAFMFIQYAYAVLTMLPCSLWFYYRWASAGFLGVVFVWSVYNGATYYIDVFGKRFQKELEAMRKEVERWQGEHEGLVGSGGGGDHGEEKKVGLGEGISGKVLDERREGDEDGGSGLDNIPLLNDERPAAAMVTGLEVGDGGARDVARERRQGRGGV; the protein is encoded by the coding sequence ATGGCCGAGCCAGAAGTCGCATCAACAGACAGCGAAGCTGTCCCTACACCAGAAAACAGCACCCCCCTCGATGATGCCTCTCCTCTCGAAGAACATGTCCCCTCCATCGATACGCCAACCCTCgcgcccacctcccccgagtCCCGTCTCTCTCGAAACCCTTCATTctccggcagcagcagcacctaCCAAGAAGACTGGGACTCCAATTTCCCCCCTCTGGACCGCCTAACTGTCTTGGAGCTGCTCGATAACTTCACCCTCCCACAACAGCTTGAGAAACTCCAGAAGGGCATCTCGGCCCAGACTGAGAAAGTGCGCAAGTCCCGCGAAGCCTTCAACACCAAATCCCGCCAAGCCCGCGAGCGCATGGTAGACGAATGGCGCCGTCGTGTCCCCTCTGCTGAAGAGCAGCTCGACCGGTACCGCAAGCGCATGAGGAACTCGGTCGACAAACTCGGGAAACGCTGGAACGACACCAAAGCTATCACCCTCCGCGAGAAGATCTCGTTCATCTTCGGTGTCATGAACATTTTTGTCTCGGGGTATCTAATCGGCGGCTGGCCAGAGTACATGCACTGGTGGTACACCATCCAGATCTTGTATTTTATGCCTATTCGCTTCTACACCTACCACAAGCGGGGATATCACTACTTTCTTGCCGACCTCTGCTACTTTGTCAACTTTCTCCTGTTGTTATCCGTTTGGGTCTTTCCAAAGAGTAAACGGCTGTTTACAGCCGTGTACTGCCTCGCATTTGGAAACAACGCCGTGGCAATCATCATGTGGCGCAACTCGCTGGTCTTCCACTCGTTTGATAAAGTCACCTCGCTCTTCATCCACATCATGCCCTGCGCGACGTTGCACTGCATCGTTCACTTAATCTCCCCCGAACACCAAGCTTCTCGCTTCCCAGCCATTTACACAATCAAGCACTCTCCCGCTGGCTCGCCAACCGCTTACGCCAACGTCCTGAGCATGCTAGCCTGGTCCACAATCCCGTACGCGATCTGGCAGTTGAGTTACTACTTTTTTATCACCGTCCGCCGGAGAGACAAAATCGCCGCCGGCCGCCCGACATCCTTCACCTGGCTTAGGCAATCGTATTCCAAAGTCTGGATCGGAAAGTTTGTGTTGGGGCTCCCGGAGGCGTTGCAGGAGCCAGCGTTCATGTTTATACAATATGCATACGCGGTCCTGACGATGCTACCGTGCAGCCTGTGGTTTTACTACAGGTGGGCGAGTGCGGGTTTTTTGGGAgtggtttttgtttggtCGGTGTACAATGGGGCGACGTATTATATTGACGTTTTTGGAAAGAGGTTtcagaaggagctggaggcgatgaggaaggaggtggagaggtggcAGGGTGAGcatgaggggttggttggtagCGGCGGGGGGGGTGAtcatggggaggagaagaaggttgggcttggggaggggattAGTGGGAAGGTGCTGGAtgaaaggagggagggggatgaggatggggggagtgggttggATAATATTCCGCTGTTGAATGATGAAcggccggcggcggcgatggttacggggttggaggttggtgatgggggggcgAGGGATGTGGctagggagaggaggcaggggagggggggggtttaA
- the CDH1 gene encoding substrate-specific activator of APC-dependent proteolysis (EggNog:ENOG503NU21; COG:D; COG:O), translating into MGINGDVSNGAALSPTMKRPIQESHSSAAASARLSTPPPPGERLKVEPSHAGSSRNGRSSSRSTDIGLDAVDHALRREIGRQHRESTPGASPSRKRQRINGDRFIPTRSGQDLQASFSLLHEDGSPATPSRQKKRTPHGELHYQRTEEANRTFSRLLRTELFENSIPQVSPPSMSPEHNRLSHGHATRSHTPPNGPPPSSLPSNLTPSTPHKNLFSYMSPRHSIAGHPTPSRTPQSRHGPNLDTRSEVYSLSPVRYGSQQLLLSPRRQPRAVSKVPYKVLDAPELADDFYLNLVDWGNANVLGVGLGSSVYMWNAQTSRVNKLCMLEDDTVTSVSWIQKGTHIAIGTGKGLVQIWDAERQRRLRTMVGHTNRVGALAWNTHILTSGSRDRSIYHRDVRAPDPWMRKLVGHKQEVCGLKWNCEDGQLASGGNDNKLMVWDKLSDSPLWKFSDHTAAVKAIAWSPHQRGLLASGGGTADRRIIFHDTVRGTVVNEIDTGSQVCNLAWSKNSNEIVSTHGYSQNQIVVWKYPSMTQVASLTGHTYRVLYLAMSPDGRVVVTGAGDETLRFWNVFGKRGGRMGEDGEGAEEV; encoded by the exons ATGGGTATCAACGGCGACGTTTCAAACGGCGCTGCATTATCTCCCACCATGAAGAGGCCAATCCAGGAGTCACACAGTTCGGCCGCCGCCAGTGCAAGGTTGTCGACGCCTCCCCCGCCAGGGGAACGTCTGAAGGTGGAACCGTCGCATGCCGGAAGCTCGAGAAATGGACGGTCGAGTTCAAGATCCACCGACATTGGACTGGATGCCGTCGACCACGCGCTACGGCGGGAAATCGGTCGGCAGCACCGAGAAAGCACACCTGGAGCTAGTCCGAGTAGGAAACGGCAAAGGATCAACGGTGACCG CTTTATTCCCACGCGGTCTGGCCAAGACCTCCAGGCAAGTTTCAGTCTCTTGCATGAAGATGGGTCGCCCGCGACCCCGTCAAGACAAAAGAAGCGGACCCCGCATGGGGAGCTTCACTATCAGAGAA CTGAGGAGGCAAATCGGACATTCTCCCGCCTGCTGCGGACAGAGTTGTTTGAGAATTCGATACCACAGGTGTCACCGCCTTCCATGTCACCAGAGCACAACAGGCTCTCCCATGGCCATGCCACCAGATCACACACCCCACCAAAcgggccaccaccatcatctttgccatcAAATTTGACACCATCCACACCACACAAGAATCTGTTCTCCTACATGTCGCCTCGTCACAGCATTGCAGGccatccaacaccttcaaGGACGCCACAAAGTCGACACGGGCCCAACTTGGACACCCGGTCCGAAGTGTACAGCTTATCGCCAGTGAGATATGGGAGTCAGCAACTGCTCCTCAGCCCACGGCGACAACCGCGTGCCGTGAGCAAGGTTCCGTATAAGGTGTTGGATGCTCCCGAGCTCGCAGATGACTTTTACCTCAACCTCGTTGACTGGGGCAACGCAAATGTATTAGGCGTCGGCCTGGGATCGAGCGTGTACATGTGGAACGCCCAGACCAGTCGCGTCAACAAGCTCTGCATGTTAGAAGACGACACCGTTACGAGCGTGTCGTGGATACAAAAGGGCACACACATTGCCATCGGAACTGGAAAGGGCCTAGTGCAAATCTGGGATGCGGAGCGGCAGCGAAGGTTGAGGACTATGGTAGGCCACACTAACCGTGTGGGTGCTCTGGCCTGGAACACGCACATCCTCACCTCTGGCTCGCGGGATCGGTCCATATACCACCGTGATGTGCGAGCCCCAGATCCGTGGATGAGGAAGCTAGTCGGGCACAAGCAGGAAGTGTGCGGACTAAAATGGAACTGCGAGGATGGGCAGCTGGCGAGTGGAGGGAACGACAACAAACTAATGGTCTGGGATAAGCTCTCGGATTCGCCACTGTGGAAATTTTCGGACCACACCGCCGCGGTGAAGGCGATTGCTTGGAGCCCTCACCAACGTGGACTGTTGGCTTCCGGTGGCGGTACGGCCGACCGCCGGATCATTTTCCACGATACGGTGAGGGGGACCGTTGTCAATGAGATTGACACGGGGAGCCAGGTTTGCAACTTGGCGTGGAGCAAGAACTCGAACGAGATTGTCTCGACGCATGGGTACAGCCAGAACCAGATTGTGGTGTGGAAGTACCCGAGCATGACGCAGGTGGCGAGTTTGACGGGGCACACTTATCGGGTGCTGTACCTGGCTATGAGCCCGGacgggagggtggtggtcacGGGGGCGGGGGACGAGAcgttgaggttttggaacgtgtttgggaagaggggtgggaggatgggggaggatggggagggggcggaggaagTATAA